The window AGTGTTTCCAACGTCGTCATCGTCCCCTGGTACGGAAACGAGTCCAATGCGATATCGACGTCGCCGATCGCTTCCAGGTGACTATCGAGGCTCGGTCGAGACTTCCAAAAATGGAGCCGTCGCGTATCGATTCCTTCGGTCGCGAACACGGCGCGAACGTATTCTTGAATGGCGGCGGATTCATAACGGTCGCCATATTTAAATGCCAGGACGCTGCTCGGAACGCGACGAAGGACTTCGGCCCAAGTTCGCAGTGCAAGAGGCGATATCTTGGCGATGTTATTAAAGCAACCAAAAGTCAGATACCCGTTCTTGCGGCGCGGCAGTGGCGAAAGGGGTGGCAGCTTCTGCGGTCGGGCATAGCACAAAAAGCCCCTGCTCAAGCGGATCAGTTTTTCACTGTGCCATTGGTCCGTTTGGCCGCGCGGATCGCAATAGTCATCGGTAATTCGATAATCGATTTCGGCCAGCCCAGAGCTGTCGGGGTAACCGAGGAAAGACACTTGGACGGGCGCGGCACGCTGGGCAAAGATTTCCAAACGGTTGCCGCCGCCGGTAAATCCTCCCAGGTCCACGAGGATATCGATTTCATCTTTCTGAATCTGCTTGAACAAATCCGCGGAAGAGGACTCGTGAACCTTGGAAAATTTGGTGGCCGCGTTGCTGGTGCGAACCGTCCATTCGTCGTGTTGAACGCCGTGGTGGTAGCAATGAATTTCGAACTTCGTTTTGTCGTGCGTGGCGATGATGGGATGCATCAACTTGCCCACAGGATGTGTGTAGAAGTCGGCGGCCACGTAACCCACGCGCAGAGGCCGCACATTCCGCCGTCGCGCGATCGGTTTCAATTCCGGCTCTCTGCGTTTCCAATACTGCGAAAGTCGAAAGTGCTCGGCGGCGATCGAGTCGGGCGTTTCCCGATCGGAATAGTGCAAGTACATCAGATAGTTGGCGGCGGCTACGTAGTACAGGGGCCGCAATTCTAACGCACGTCGTAAATAGTGCAGGCATTCGTCAATCCGGCCCGCCGCGATCAGGTCTTCGGCAAGATAGAAGCAATGCTCTGCATTCTTGGGCTCGAGTTCTGTCAATCGCCGACGATACGGGATCGTCTCGAATCGTCGTTTGGCGCCGCTCAGTGCGAGCACCATGTTCGAGAGTGCGAGGGCGAAGTTAGGATCGAGTTTCAAGGCGCGTTTGAGCTCGACCTCGGCCCATTCGTTCAACTCAAGCTTGTGCAAACAATAGCCAAGATTGTTGAGCGCGAGCGCGTGAGCCGGCTTGGCGGCAACAATCTGCTGATAGATCGGAACGGCTTGCTCAAACTGTTTCTCGTTCGTCAGGCGGTTGGCTTCCGCAAACTTTTGCTCAACGTCTGGCGCGGCAAAGGGAATATCGCCAGTAACGAGATAGTTGGGGCGCGGAGGACGAGGGTGCTCGTACCCTAAAATTTGCAAAATATCCTGGTAATCGGAGTTTTTGCTCAGGCGATCCAGCATGTCTTGCTCGACCTGAGGGAGCGGTCGTGGCTCGATCGTTTGGATGTTGAACGACATATTGCCGGTGATCTTGTCATACGAGCGCCACCGCTGCTGATACTTCACGTCGAAGTTGAGTCGCAGCTTTTCGCACATCTCATTCAATCGTTGATCGGGTTGTCGGCAGAAGTCTTCATAGCGAATGAAGCCGATCTCCTTTGCCTGTTCCGCGAAGCGGCGCATTCCGTGCAAAACCTGCTCTTCATCCCAAGGCTTGACCACATCAATTGCCCGCAGCGATACCAGCTGTTCTAACGGGTGGCGAACTGTAGCGGTGCGAACAACATCAAATGATTTGTCAAGCATGACAGAAGTTGTCATCTTATAAGACGGGGTTGATAGGAACGGCAGTCCCGTAAAGTCGAGATGCGTCCAGTCGCGAATCACCAGCGATTTTCCTTGGCTGCGACACCGCTCTTCGATGAGGCTGATTGCCTGCAAAAACTCCTGGCCGGGATCCGCGTGCTGTCGACGGGCCTCGTCCTCGCTTAGCAGCTGAAACCATTCTCGTGCTTGATTTCGCGGGCAAAACGAGTCCAAACCCTGCGGATTAATTTCGCTGAGGAGCACCACATTGCTCATTGCTGCCAGGCAGCGACTGATCAACGTGCCGCCGGTGCGAGCGAGATGATGAACGACACGAATGACGGGCTTTTGCGATTGGAGTGTGGCCATATTGAGAGGTGCGTTGAAAATTTCCAAATGATTTTTCTACACAGAATTGCATGCAGCAGACGATCTGCGACTTAATTGTCAGAATGCTGAACAAATGATTGACATTCAAAAGTGATCACTATATACAATGCGGGCCACCGTAAGGCATGGCTGTCTTACATCTAATTTGGGACCCTGCAAAAACCTCTCTCCTGGTGCCCTCTATGACTTCGTCGCCTCGTTGGAAGAAATTGCTCGCACAACTCGGCCTTGTTCGCTCGAAGAATAACCGCCCCCAGCGCAATCTGCGACTAGAGAGCTTGGAACAACGCACCGTTCTTGATGGCGACCCTAATACCTTCTCGATTTCTGGCCTCGCTGCCGATGAGCCGGCACTGCCAGGCGAGGCGACCCAGCTCTCGTTCAATATCACCTTCACCGACGCCAACAACACTGGCGGATCGGTGAAGTGGCGCGTGCAGCAGGTCGGCGCAACCGGCGAGGCGACGGAAAATCAAGACTTCACATCTGCTCAAGGCACGTTGAGCTTCGGTTCCGGCGGTGGCACTACGCAGGTGCAGGTGCCGGTACTGTTCGACGGGATCAACGGTGAGGCAGATGAAGTTGTTCGCGTCGAACTGTACGACGCGGTGAACGGAAGCCTCTACTGCGACTACGTCGGCTTCGGCACGATTCATGACACCGTGTATGGTTCGAGCGGTGGTTCGTCCGGTGGATCGAGCGGTGGTTCGTCCGGTGGATCGTCCGGTGGATCGTCCGGTGGATCGAGCGGTGGATCGAGCGGTGGATCGAGCGGTGGATCGAGCGGTGGATCGAGCGGTGGATCGAGCGGTGGTTCGTCCGGTGGATCGTCCGGTGGATCGTCCGGTGGATCGTCCGGTGGATCGTCCGGTGGATCGTCCGGTGGATCGAGCGGTGGTTCGTCCGGTGGTTCGTCCGGTGGATCGAGCGGTGGTTCGTCCGGTGGTTCGTCCGGTGGATCGAGCGGTGGTTCGTCCGGTGGTTCGTCCGGTGGTTCGAGCGGTGGTTCGAGCGGTGGTTCGAGCGGTGGTTCGAGCGGTGGTTCGAGCGGTGGTTCGTCCGGTGGATCGAGCGGTGGTTCGTCCGGTGGTTCGTCCGGTGGATCGTCCGGTGGATCGAGCGGTGGATCGAGCGGTGGATCGAGCGGTGGATCGAGCGGTGGTTCGTCTGCCGCAAGTTCGATCGCGGGATCAGTCACCGTCGATGGAAATGCGACTTCGAGTGCCGCGAAGGGAATGTTCACTCCCTCAGGTGCCACTATGGAGCGGGAAACGACGGATGTGGAACTCCTGTACGTTAAACACTACTTAAAGCAATACGACGGACCCACGCAGTTCAAATCGGATTACACGGTCAATCTCAAAGCTGATGGCTCGTTCGATCCAACCGGCAGCACGATTAAGTTGACCACCGTGAACTACACTTCACGCACATACGTGACAAGGAATGACGCAGACATTTCGGCGGAAGAGGAGGCCGCGCTGGTCGCGAAAGGCAAAACCGTTTACAGGGAAGGCGGCAATGCCTACATCTTCTCCAAGCCGAACTCCACGAACAGTGGATGGCAGACACTGACGATCCCGATAACGGCAGCCATTTTGGTGGAGGGTAAGCTCCAATCCTTTCAATTCAAAGGCGATAAGTGGTACGGTAACCCACCATCCGGCCTTATCGATAAGGGCATTGAGGGCGCCGTTGATTTAAAAATGGGCACAGCAAATTTTACGTCGAAATATCAAGATCCGATCAGAGGCGGGATCGCCACGTTCGAGACGACAGGTACTATTAAATCGAGCGGTGGTTCGTCCGGTGGATCGAGCGGTGGTTCGTCCGGTGGATCGAGCGGTGGTTCGTCCGGTGGATCGAGCGGTGGTTCGTCCGGTGGATCGAGCGGTGGTTCGTCCGGTGGATCGAGCGGTGGTTCGTCCGGTGGTTCGTCCGGTGGATCGTCCGGTGGTTCGTCCGGTGGATCGAGCGGTGGTTCGTCCGGTGGATCGAGCGGTGGTTCGTCCGGTGGTTCGTCCGGTGGTTCGTCCGGTGGATCGAGCGGTGGATCGAGCGGTGGATCGAGCGGTGGATCGAGCGGTGGATCGAGCGGTGGATCGAGCGGTGGATCGAGCGGTGGATCGAGCGGTGGATCGAGCGGTGGATCGAGCGGTGGATCGAGCGGTGGATCGTCCGGTGGTTCGTCCGGTGGTTCGTCCGGTGGTTCGTCCGGTGGATCGAGCGGTGGTTCGTCCGGTGGTTCGTCCGGTGGTTCGTCCGGTGGATCGAGCGGTGGTTCGTCCGGTGGATCGAGCGGTGGTTCGTCCGGTGGATCGAGCGGTGGTTCGTCCGGTGGATCGAGCGGTGGTTCGAGCGGTGGTTCGTCCGGTCCCTTTGCACTGGATAAGATTGAGGGCACGCTCACTCTTGACGGTAATTCCACTGCCAGTGCCGCTAAGAGCGCCCCGGGCACGACAGATGAGCAACTTTGGATTGACACAGGTTACTATAAGCAATACGACGGGCCCACAAAGTTCACAGCCCAGTACACTGTCAATCTCAACGCTGACGGCACGTTCAAAGCAGCCGGCAGCACGATCACGTTCACCATGGTGAACTTCACTGATTGGAGTTATATAACAAGGCCAAGTGCATCCATTTCACAGGCTAAAGAGGATGAATATGTAGCGGCTGGTAAACGTGTTGTCAGAGTTGGCGAAAAATGCTTCATCTATTCCAATGAGAATCTCCTCACACAGCCAGCATTTAGTTCGGTGGCGATCCCGATTACCGAAGCCACTTTGATGGATGGCAAACTCGTTTCGTTCAAGTTTGTAGGCGACAAGTGGTATAAAGACCTGCCGGCCGGGTTTACCGATAAAGGTATCGTCGGTGAAATTGATTTGACAAACTCCACGGGTAAATGGACAGCGAAATATCAACAGGATGCTAACGGCACGATTGCTATATACGACGTAACAGCTACACTTGTGCATTAGGCAACCGCCCGCGAGATGATCCGAGTGGGGGGCGTTGAGCAAGTTCGCCCAGCCAAAGAAGCCACCGCTCCACTATCCCTTTCAAGAGAAGCAGGTGCATGATGACCCGATTTGTGTTGGCTGCGGCCCTTTTGAGCTACGCACTCACCTCGGTAGCCCTGTCTGCGGACGCGCCGCCCGTTTACGTGAAGATCCTCATACCCGATGATCCCGGCGCTCCTGTTGTTGAGGGAGATTCGACCGTTGTTGAATCCTGGATTATTAAGTGCATCGATAAGGAACAGCGTCAGTCCAAGTTCAGAGCGGTAACCGGATGGGTGCGGCTCGTCGAGGAGCCCTTCGATGCCACACCCGTGTGGCGCGGAGCAACCCTGGACGGAGTAGGCGTGTGCCCCGTTTCGGCGGACGTTTTCGAACGCAAAGACGGCCAGATCAAGATCACGCTCCAAGGATGGACGCCTGGCGGGGCGAGGGCCACGGTGACACTCCAGGACGAACCAGGTAGCCGTGAGGTGGTCCCGGTCACCGAAGCCAAAACGAAACACGGGGTGCCCCACGTAGCCATTTTCATCGGACTTTACGAAAAGCGAAGTGACTAGCAGACGTTCGATATGGTTTTACGCGAAGGGGGAATGCGAGCAAATTCACGGCTATGTGCTGTTCATGGTGAACACCGGCCTGCGTCCCGACCGAGGGCGCACAGCACGAATCCGACACTCGCGGATCTTGATAAACTCCGGCAGCGCTTGGTGGGTTGGTCCCGTAACGCGGCCATTAGAGAGCAGGAACTGGACCACATCGGCGTTCTCGGGAAATGACCATTCGGCCGCGTTCGACGTCCCGAAGGTAGCTTCGACGCGAGCGATTAGGCCTCCCGCCTTTTTCTTGTCGTGGGTCTGGAAAGATCGCTTGAACCGCTTGTTGCCTAAGCGGATGCAAATGAAATACACGCCACAGGCGTCCAACTCGTGCCAGGCCATCGCCGAATCTCCGTTGCAAAATCTACGGAGGAACCGGCCTGAAACCTATCGACGCAATGCACAACGAAACCCCCGCTGCCACGGTTTTGCCACGGGTGTTACCGAGTCGGCCGCAGGGGGCCTGTCACCCGGAATGTGCAAAAATGCCTCAAAATAAGAAGTACCAGAGGCCGGACTTGAACCGGCACGCCCTTGCGGGCACAGGGTTTTGAAATCTGCCAAGCCGATTCGCCACAATTTTTGCCACCCACGCAATACTTCACCTCGCAACTGCTAAACGTGAATAGACTGCCAAATCATAAAGATGACCACGAATAGCGTAAATGCGAGCACGAAGAATAACAAAAGTCGTACGAAACGCTTTGTAGGTTGAGTGAGTTTGAGCAGTCTCAATCTGTCCTGTCGAATAACATCACTTTCCTGTTGCTGCCTGCGGTAATCTACTGCGAATTGAGAATTGCTATTGCCTGAAACATCAATTTGAAGGGGTTGGCTGCCTGTGGTTCGCAAACGAATTCTCACTGACTTCGTGTACTGGATCGTACCCAGCGCCGAACAACGGGGTGAGGTTGCTTTACACGCACCAATTAGGGATTGGCCAGTGTTCTCGAACAAGTGTTCCGAGTCCGGCCGCTGCGCGCGGTGCGGTTGCGGCGTATGTATTTCTAGTACCGTCGCAGGCACCGGACATTGCTGCAAAGCAACGGAGGCGAGATTCATCGTGATGTCGCCCCAATAAAACTCCGTCGGATCGACCAACTCCGTTTCACTACTTTTCACAAAACCGCAGACGACGACGTATCTGCCGGGTCTGCCTTGTGGATCGCGTCCTCCGTTTAAGAAGCGATAGTAACATCGCCAGTCCTTAGAAAGGTCGTAGATGCCACCCCACAACGTTGTCGCTTCGAGTTCGTTTGGATGCTGCGGAATGTCAGCCGCTAAGCCTTCGTAGTACGTTTCAACAAGCTGCTCACGCGCAAGTTGCGGGTGATACCATGTCCAATAATTGCCATCGGCAGTTTGGAAAGCAGGATCGTAAAGCGCAAGTAGGATCTTCATGGGTCTTGGCCAGGGTCGCTACTTTTGTCGTGGATGCTCGAGAAACTGTTGAACCGCACGCGGACTATCCGTGTTTTGACGGCACCCTCGAAGGCAAAGCACAAGAAAAAGCCCGCCCCAGAAAGCCCACTTCAGTAGAGTCGCTCCTTCCTTTCGCGCCCAAGTAAGAAACCTCGTCCAATCTTCTTCGACTTCGTTTGAGACTGGCGGCGAAATGTCTGCGTTCAATCGTTCGATCGGCAACGATTTTTCAGCCAAATGCGTTGCTTGCCTTGCTGCACAAACTGCCATCCAATTCACGAACTCCGAAAACCCCTTACATCGCAGTTGGCCATCCGGAACGCGCCTCGGCCTCCCAAGTTCGTCGGGCTTCGTAATCGTTGCTCCCACCGCTGAGATTCGAAAGATGGGAACCGCGTCGTCTTGCAAATACCGACCGGCAACATGGGGTAGATACTTCTGCGCCACCAGTTGGAGACTCGCTTCCTGTCGCAGTTCATCGCGATACAGGTCAGCCTGGGTGAAGACTATGCACATCGGACGTGCCGGACACGTTGCATGGCGATAGTCCATGGCCCCGCGTAATAGCCATTCATTTTTCAACCGCTTAACTGCATCTTGCTCACCAATAAAGTCACGCAAATTGACAAGGAATGCGACTGCATCTGCAGTACGAACAATCTCAGCCAACGCTTGCAAGCGAGTGGGAAGATTTTCATCCGAAACCTGCTCTTCGGCAAACAGTAAACGCAGGTCCTGCCCGGCCGAATCCACCAGTCGCAGCGTCCCCGTCTCACCGTATTCAATCTCAAAAAACCATTCCAGCTGCTGCCAGTTGCCCGGCGGTGTCGATGGTGGCCACTCGGATTGCTTGAGCGTTTGCCACGCTCGTTCCACGTAT is drawn from Anatilimnocola floriformis and contains these coding sequences:
- a CDS encoding O-linked N-acetylglucosamine transferase, SPINDLY family protein, whose protein sequence is MATLQSQKPVIRVVHHLARTGGTLISRCLAAMSNVVLLSEINPQGLDSFCPRNQAREWFQLLSEDEARRQHADPGQEFLQAISLIEERCRSQGKSLVIRDWTHLDFTGLPFLSTPSYKMTTSVMLDKSFDVVRTATVRHPLEQLVSLRAIDVVKPWDEEQVLHGMRRFAEQAKEIGFIRYEDFCRQPDQRLNEMCEKLRLNFDVKYQQRWRSYDKITGNMSFNIQTIEPRPLPQVEQDMLDRLSKNSDYQDILQILGYEHPRPPRPNYLVTGDIPFAAPDVEQKFAEANRLTNEKQFEQAVPIYQQIVAAKPAHALALNNLGYCLHKLELNEWAEVELKRALKLDPNFALALSNMVLALSGAKRRFETIPYRRRLTELEPKNAEHCFYLAEDLIAAGRIDECLHYLRRALELRPLYYVAAANYLMYLHYSDRETPDSIAAEHFRLSQYWKRREPELKPIARRRNVRPLRVGYVAADFYTHPVGKLMHPIIATHDKTKFEIHCYHHGVQHDEWTVRTSNAATKFSKVHESSSADLFKQIQKDEIDILVDLGGFTGGGNRLEIFAQRAAPVQVSFLGYPDSSGLAEIDYRITDDYCDPRGQTDQWHSEKLIRLSRGFLCYARPQKLPPLSPLPRRKNGYLTFGCFNNIAKISPLALRTWAEVLRRVPSSVLAFKYGDRYESAAIQEYVRAVFATEGIDTRRLHFWKSRPSLDSHLEAIGDVDIALDSFPYQGTMTTLETLTMSVPIITLEGETYCRRASSGLLRRLGLDDLVAKTPQEYVEAAVDLASALELLEGLREEQREHFFSSDICDVAGFTRELEDAFSQMYANLP